GGCAGCGCGCTGGAGAAGGGCGCGAAGAATGCCGGGTATGAAGTCCGCACCACGGGGGCCGACCCCAAGGACGTGCGCACCGCGAGCGCCTGGGGCGACTTCATCATCCTCACCATCCCCGCCTCCGCGCGTCAGGACGCCATCAAGAACCTGGGCGCCACCCGGTACGGCGCGGACATCGGCTTCAAGGTCGTCTGGCTCGGGAAGGAGGTGCGGCCATGACCACCACCATCACTGCCGCCGTGGCCCGCGCCCACAAGGCGCCCTTCACCCTCGAGCCGCTCCACCTAGACGACCTGCGGCCCAACGAGGCGCGCGTGCGGACACCCCCGCAGCGCCCCAAGGGCGGGGAGCGGGAGACACCGTGACCGTCGCGAAGACCTTCAAGAACTCACACCAGACACCGCGCACCTCGCGTGCGCTTGGAGCAAGCATGACCTCGATTCGAATCCTGTGTGCCTCTCTCCTGCTCGCCACGGCGACCACTCCCGCGCTCGCCCATGCCAAGGACAGCGCGGACGAACGCGCCATCCGGCAGACCCTCGCTCGCTACGAGTCGGCCCTGAACGCTGCGGACACGGACACGATCGTGAGCCTCTATACCGAGCAGGGTGTCCAGATGGCACCCGATGCGCCTGCTGCTGTGGGCCGAGAAGCCGTCCGGGCCGCCTACGACGGCACGTTCAAGGCCATCTCGCTCAACCTCAAGTTCACGGTGGACGAGGTGAAGATGCTGGGCAAGGACAGAGCATTGTTGCGCAGCCACTCCAATGGCACGCTCAAGGTCAACGGCTCGGGCCAGCCTGCTGGGCCGGCTGCTTTCAAGGAACTCTTCATCCTGAGCAAGCAGAAGAGCGGAGAGTGGAAGTTCTCGCACTACAGCTTCTCGGCGGCGCCTGCTTCCGCGGGCAGCAAGAGCTAGGCCCGGGTCTGTGCCGCACCAGCGAACCTGACACCCCTCATGACATCTTTCACCGACCGCATCCTCGAGACCACAGCAGGGCGCCTGTTTGCGCGCCTCTGGGGCGAGCCACAGCGCGACGCACCGACGCTTCTGCTCTTCCACGACTCCCTCGGCTGCGTGGAACTGTGGCGCGACTTCCCCGCGCGCCTGGCGGCCACCACGGGCCGTGCCGTCGTCGCTTACGACCGGCTCGGCTTCGGCCGCTCGGACCCCCACCCGGGCTGCCTCACGCCGGACTTCATGCGCGAGGAGGCACGCACCAGCGTCCCCGCGCTCATCTCGCAGCTCGGCCTCGGCGCGCTGGTACCCCTTGGCCACAGCGTCGGCGGCGCCATGGCCGTCGCCACGGCGGCGCACTTCCCAGAGGATTGCGCGGCCGTCATCACCGAGTCGGCCCAGGCCTTCGTGGAGGACCGCACCGTCGCGGGTATCCGCGCGGCACAGGCGGGCTTCACCGCGCCCGGCCAAGTGGAGCGCCTGGCGCGCTACCACGGGGACAAGGCGCGCTGGGTGCTCGACGCGTGGATTGAAACCTGGCTCTCCCCGGGCTTCGCCACGTGGCGGCTCGACGACGACCTGCGCGGGCTGCGCTGCCCGGTCCTGGCACTGCACGGCGACAACGACGAGTACGGCTCGCCCGCGCACCCCGAGCGGATTCGCAGCGTGCCAGCCGGGCCGGCGCATGCCATCCTCCTCGAAGGCGTCGGGCACGTCCCCCACCGCGAGCATCCCGAAGTCGTGCTGGCCCACGTGGCGGCGTTCCTGCGCGGCCTGCCGCCTCGCAGTGCCGCGAGGGAGCGGCCGGCGGCCACCATCACTCCTGAGGCGGACGGCATTCCCGCCGCAGGAGCGAGCCGCTGAACTCAAGGCGCGCGTCACCCGTCCACGACTTCCTGCAGGGCGGCGGTGCTGCACTCGGCCGAGGTCGTCCCGCTGTGGTACGTCGTGTGAGCTGCACCGTATTGGTAATCAAGCAGACATTGCATAACGAATAGCCGAAAAGAGCAACATGACAGCAGGGAGTGGATCATGAAAATTCGACTGGCCACAGCGGCGCTTGGCACGTTGGTGATCGGTAGCGGTGCGCATGCGCAATCGCCCGTTTCTTACAGGATCGACCGCGGCAGCGCGCTCCCGCCGGAGGCGAACCAGGCGGCCGACCGCATGGTGGCCAAGGGGGCGGGCGGCTTTACCATCGCGACCGGCACGGGCGCCAAGGAAGTCTCGCGGGTCAGCTTCGGAGGCATAGCGCCCGATCAGCGCTTCCCCATCGCCTCGGCCTCCAAGTGGCTGACCGCCGCGACGGTGATGGCGGTGGTAGACGAGGGCAAGCTGTCGCTGGATCGACCCGTCTCGACGTGGCTCCCGAAGATCACGGGCGATGCGGGCAAGCTTACGCTCCGCCAGCTGCTGTCGCAGACGTCTGGCATCGTCGGCTCGCGCGCGGAACTCTACGATCTCGCGCAGGATCACCGAATCACGCTCGGGCAATCGGCCGAGGAGGTCACCGCTCGTCCGCTCGTCACCCGTCCGGGCGACGTGTTTGTCTATGGCGGTCCGGGATTCCAGGTCGCCGGTGCCGCGGTGGAGGCGGCGACAGGCAAGCGCTGGGCGCAGGTCTTCTACGAGAAAATCGCCGGTCCCCTGGGCATGACGCACACCTATTGGACACACCTGAGATTGGACCGGACGGACGAACTGCCGGTTGCGGAGACGCTGAACCCGGTGCTGCAGGGCGGTGCGGTCAGCACTGCTGAGGATTACATGCATTTCCTCAGCATGCTGGCGCAGGGCGGGGCCTATCAAGGCAAGCGTATCCTGTCGCGCGCGTCCGTGGATGCGATGCTGTCAGATCAGACGCCGAGCGCCCGGATGACACCGACCGGCGCCAGCGTGCTGGAGGATGCACATTACAGCCTGGGCAGCTGGTGCGAGACCTGGAACGCACAAGGCAAGTGCGACCGCAACTCCAGCATCGGCGCATTCGGCGTCTATCCTTGGGTCGAGCGAAAGACGGGAGGCTACGGCATCGTCTTCCTCTATCTGCGCGAGGACGCCTTCCGCATGTGGCCCGAAATACAAGTCATCCGGGATGCTACGGGGCGGCGGACGACCGGGCGCGGACGTCCGCGGTGACGCCCGCGCTGCAGCCAGCGGCAGCAGGCCGCGTGGGCCGTGCCCTGACAGGACTTACTCCTGGTCGGGGCCCCACAACATCGGGATGGAGAGGGCATTGAACTCCAGGTGCAGCGTCACGTCCTGCGAGACGTTCTCGATGCGCACGGTGAACATGCTCGTGGCCAGGTTCGAGTGCACGGTGGCGCTGAGTATCGAGGACACCTCCGGCGCGGCGAAGCTCGCGCCAGTCTGCTTGGGGCTGGTGCGAGAACCGATGGTGGGCGCCTTGTCCTCCTCGGTGCCGACATACCGGAGCAGAATGCTTGAGGTGATGTCCCCACTGATGGGAGTGTTGCTCTCGTACAGGTCGATGCCGCCCGGTGGGGTGATGAGCCGGTAGCCATTGTACTTGCCGAGCGCGAGCGTGGCGGCGAACTCGAGTTTCTGGCCCTCGTCCGCGGAGAAGGAGAACTCGCGGGCCTCGCCCGGGGCAATCAGGACCGGTTCGGCGCCGTCCACGCGGGCGTCGTAGACGCCGGACGTGAGTGGAGTGAAGGAGGCCACGTTCTCCTGCCGCTCCTTGAAGGGGGTGGGAACGTTCTCCATCTGCTCGGGAGCTCCGCAAGCCGAGGCCACGAAGGTGGAGATCAGCAGGGTGGCGAGAGACGTGCTCATGGGTCTGGTTCCGAAGGAAGACGAGAGCGTCGCCCGCCAGGAATGGCGGCGACTTGTTGTCTTGACGTCCTGGACTTCCGCTGCCTCGTAGAGGGCGCGGATCACCTGTTCGTTCGTAGTCATTGCCATTCTCTCACCAGTTCATGGCCATGAGTGGAACCATGTCATGGCGTGATTCAGAGGTATCCGCACGCCCATCTTTGCGAAAGAGAAAAACCTGCAAGTCATCGTTGCGGGATTGTTGGTGCCGGCTACTTCGGTTGTACGGGAGCCACCGCAGGGGTCCATTGGAGGGTCCGCAGCGTGCGTCCCTGGGTATCGAGGACCCTCGACCTTCCCGAGGAGCTGTCCGGTGCCCAGGTCCACCAGCGCTTGCTATTGGATGACGCAGCAGCTCTCCACGAAGAACCGAGCCGCGCCGACCCGCTCGGCGTCGATTGGGTGTGCTCGTGGCCGGCGGTGATGGCGCCAGGGCGAGCAGTTCGGCGGAGGTGTACGACCCGGCCACGGGCGCCTGGGCGGCCACCGGCAACCTGGGGACGTACCGCCGCGAGCACTCTGCGGTGCGGCTGGCGGATGGCCGCGTGCTGGTGACGGGCGGCCTCGGGCGGTGGGCGGCTATGATGACTCCACGGGCATCCACGCCTCCGCCGAGCTGTATGACCCGAACGCCGGGGCGTGGTGCACCACCGGCTCCCTGGGCCAGGACCGCTACGAGCACACCGCCACGCCGCTGCCGGATGGCCGGGTGCTCATCACCGCGGGGTTCAGCAACGGCAGCTCGTACACGAGCGAAGTGTACGGCCTGGGCGGCAGGTAGTCCGCGCCCTCGCTGCTCGAGGGCCCGGGGGCCGTCTCCCCACGAGGGAGGCGGCCCCTTTCGTTCGTGCGCCTGATGGGTGTTGACGGACGCCTCTCCGGAGCCATCTCCACGATGGGGCCGAGGATGTCGTCGATGCGCTTCATCACGTCCGCGCTTTACTTCATGGGGTCCACGAATCGGGATGGCGACGGTCTCCGCGAACACCGCCATGAAGAGCGCACTCATCGGTGCCACCGGCTATGTCGGCTCCAAGCTGCTGGCCGAGAGCCTCCACCGTGGCCACGAGGTCACCGCCATCGTCACGGACACCGCGCCGCTCCCCGCGCATGCCCGGCTCAGGGCGCTCCAGGGGGACGCTCGCGGTCGTAGGCTTCCTGGTGCTTCTGGATCGTGTCGATGTGCGCGAGGGTCCAATCGTACAGTGCCGCGAACGGCTCCTGGAGCGATCTGCCAAGCGGGGTGAGCGAGTACTCGACGCCCGGCGGCGAGCCGCCGATGACGCGTCGGCGGACCATCCCGTTGCGTTCGAGCTTTCGCAGCGTCTGCGTTAGCACGCGCTGGGTGATTCCCTCGAGCCGTCGCTTGATTGCGTTGAACCGCCTCGGCGTGCGCACAAGCACGGCAAGGACCATCATCGACCACTTGTCGCCGATCTGATCGAGGATCGTGCGGCTGGGGCAGTCGGCCCGGTAGATGGGATCGTCTTCAGTATCGCTCAGCATACCAAGGATGCTGAAGGTACGCTCTTGACCCCTGGTATGCAAGAGATACCTTCCGTGGCGTGACCCCTTTGCCTCTCTTCCCATCGTCACGACATGAGCCGTTCTCAAAGGAGATGGAATCGATATGACGCGTTTCAAAGACAAAGTCGTGGTCGTCACCGGTGGAAGTGACGGCATCGGGCTCGCGACGGCGAAGGCCTTCGCTGCGCAAGGGGCCAATGTCTACGTCACCGGGCGCAGGCAAGAGAGGCTCGACGAGGCGGTCAACGAAATCGGTGGCGCCACCGTTGGCATCCAAGGGGACGTCAGTAATCTCTCCGACCTCGAACGACTCTACGAGCGGGTCAAGCGCGACCACGGCAGGGTCGATGTCGTTTTCGCCAACGCGGGAATCTCCGAAACCGTGACGTTCGGTGCGCTCGACGAGGAGCACTTCGAGCGCGTGTTTGGCGCGAACGTGAAGGGCGTGGTCTTCAGCGTGCAGAAGGCGCTGCCGCTCATGACCAGCGGAGGTACGGTGATTCTCGCCGGATCGGCCAGCGGCAGCAAAGGACTCCCCGGGCTGTCGGTCTACAACGCGACCAAGGCCGCGATTCGCTCGTTCGCGCGAACCTGGACGACCGACCTGAAGAGCCGAGGCATCCGTGTCAACGTGGTTTCGCCGGGAGTGATTGAAACGCCCGCGATACAGACGTACCTCCATAACAACGCGGGGATGGAGGACGTGCTGAAACAGATGACGCCGCTCGGGCGGCTCGGTCAGGCGGAGGACGTCGCGAATGCGGTGCTGTTCCTGGCGTCGAACGAGAGCAGCTTCGTCGCGGGCGTCGAGCTCTTCGTGGATGGCGGTGTCATGGCGGTCTAGAACACCGAATGGTTTGAAGATACCGGAGCACCTTGGGCGCGACACCTTCCTCGAGACACCTTCCTCGGCACAACCCAATGGCATCCGGCGCGCCCAGCCAGTGAGGAGGCCACCCAAGGGATTGCGCGTTACCTCCCCGATGTGGGAGGCACCCCCTCACACGAGGCTCAAGGATTGGCGGGGATCACACGGAAGGCGACGGTGCCACTACACCCGGCAGTGTTTCAGTTTCTGATAATCTTAGCGGGCAGGACTTCCACACCGTACACGGGTGATAGGGCAAGCAATAACCAGCAGTACCGGACCTTCGCCGCGGCGTTCCGAGAGGCGGCGGCTCGCTGGGGGCGAGGGGCCTTCTCCTTCAATGGTGCGCTGGAACGGGTAAAAGCGGAATTTCCTTTGTTCCAAAACATTCCGTGCTAGAAGAGCGACCCGCTGACCCACACAAGCTGTTGAGGATGGGCTCCCACGTGGTCGACCAGAGCGCTGAACTCGAACTGTCCGATGCCCAGACCGGTGTGTGGCTCGCCGAGCGCTCCGGGCACAGCCGTCCCGGCTCCTACCAGTGGGCCGAGTACCTGGACCTGTGCGGGACCGTCCGGACCGACCTGCTGACCGCCGCTCTCACGCGGGCCGCCGCGGAGTGCGAGGCGGTCCGGGTGGTCTTCGAGGCGACGGCCGATTCCCTTCCCCGGCAACGGGTCCTGGACTCCGCCGAACCCCGGGTGACCACCGTGGACTTCCGGGAGGCCCCCGATCCCGTCGCCTCGGCGCGGGCGTGGATGGCGGAGCGGCTCGCGGCGGCGGGCGAGGAACTGTTCCTGGGTGCCGTGCTGCGGCTGGCCGAGGAGCGGCAGTGGCTGTTCCTGCGGGTGCACCACATCGCCCTCGACGGCGCGGGCATGGCGCTGCTCGTGCGGCGCGTGGCCGAGATCTACGAGTGCCTCCGGGAAGGGCTCGCCGTACCCGGACCCGGGTGGGCAGCCCTGGCCGAGGTGCCCTCGGCCGAGCAGGCGTACCGCGACTCGGCCGCACTGGCCGAGGACCGCGAGTGGTGGCTCGCACGGCTGGCCGACCGGCCGGAGCCGGTGGTGGTCGGGTCGCGCGCCGCGCCCGCCGCGGAGACCTCGGTGCGGTGGACCCGCGTGCTGGCGGAAGGGGAGTTCGCCCGGCTGCGGCAGGGCGCCGAGCGGTTGGGGACGCGGTGGTCTCGCGTGGTCGCCGCGGCCACCGCCGTGCACGTGCAGGCCGTCACCGGGCAGTCGGACCTGCTGCTCAGCCTGCCTGTCTCCGGCCGCGCGGCGGAGGTGGCCGTGCCCGCCATGACGGCCAACGTGGTGCCCCTGCGCGTGCGCGTCAACCTGGCGGGCACCGTGGGCGGGCTGCTCCAGGAGGTATCGGCGCAACTGCACGCCATCCGGTCGCGGCAGCGGTACCGGGGCGAACGCCTGCGGCGCGAGCTGGGGCTGCCGGAGGACGGGCGGAAGTTCTTCGGACCGGTGCTCAACATCCAGCGGTTCGACCACGTGCTGCGCTTCGGCTCGGCGACGGTGACGGTGCACAACCTCCAGGCCCCGCCGTCGGAGGACCTGTCCGTGGTGGCCTACGACCGGGCTGACGGCAGGCTGCGCCTGGACTTCGACGCCAACCCCACCACGTGCTCCCCCAAGCGGCTGCGGGAGCTGGGCGAGCGGTTCGAGCACGTGCTGTGGCAGTTGGTCGAGGCCACCCCGGACACGCCCCTGGTCGACATCCAGCCCACCACGGCCGCCGAGCGCGCGCACCTGATCGACCTGGGCACCGGGGCCGCACAGGCGGCGCGAGCCAGCACGGTGCCCTCGGCCTTCGCCGCGCGGGTCCGCCAACAGCCGGAGGCCGCCGCGGTGCACTGCCCGAAGACCGGGCGGCGGCTGACCTACCGCGAGCTGGACGAGCGGGCCACCGCCCTGGCCGCCCGGCTCGCCGGGGCGGGGCCGGGCCCGGCCGCAACGTCGCGCTGCTGTTGCCTCGCTCGGTGGACCTGGTGGTCGCCGTGCTCGCCGTGCTCAAGTCCGGCGCGGCCTACGTGCCCCTGCACGCCGAGGACCCGCCGCCCAGGCGCGCGTCCGTGCTCGCCGACTCCGGGGCCCGGCTGCTGCTCACCGACCAGGCGGACGCGACGGCCCCCGGTCTGCGCGTGCTGACCGTCAACGGCACCGGCCCGGACGCCGCGTGCCCGGAGGTCGGCGGGGGCGACCTGGCCTGCGTCATGTTCACCTCGGGCTCCACCGGCACGCCCAAGGGCGTCGCCGTCACCCATGCCAACCTGGTCGACCTCGCCGCCGACCGCTGGTGGACCGAGGGCGGGGCCGAGCGGGTGCTGCTGCACTCCGCGCAGGCCTTTGACGCGATCAACCTGGAGCTGTGGATACCGCTGCTCACCGGCGGCGAGATCGTGCTCGCCCCGCCCGGCAGGCTCGACCCCGGCGAGCTGGCCCGCACCATTACGACCGCCGGGGTCACCGGGATGTGGCTCACCGCCGGGCTGTTCAACGCGATCGCCACCCAGGACCCGCGCTGCCTCGCCGGGCTTCGCCAGGTGTGGACCGGCGGTGACGTGGTCTCCCCCGCCGCCGTGCGCGCCGTGCGGGAGGCGCTGCCCGAGCTCACCGTCGTCAACGGCTACGGCCCGACCGAGACCACCGTCTTCGCCACCCGCTACCCCGCGGGCCCGATCACCGACGTGGTTCCCATCGGCCGTCCCCTCGACGGCACCCGGGTGCTCCTCCTCGACGGGGCCATGCGCCCCGTCCCGCTCGGCACCACCGGCGAGGTCTACCTGGGCGGCGCGGGCGTGGCCCTGGGCTACCTGAACCGGCCGGGTGCCACCGCCGAGCGCTTCCTGCCCGACCCGTCCGGTCCGCCCGGTGCCCGCGTCTACCGCACCGGCGACCTGGCCCGCTGGAACGCCGCCGGGCAGCTGGAGTTCGCCGGGCGCGCCGACGGCCAGGTCAAGCTGCGCGGCTTCCGGGTCGAGCTGGGTGAGGTGGACGCCGCGCTGCTGGCCCAGCCGGGGGTGCGGCAGGCCGCGACCGTGATGCGCGAGGGCCGCCTGGTCTCCTACGTCGTCGGCGAGGTCCCGGACGGGCTGCTGGAACGGCTCGGTGAGCGGCTGCCGCCGTTCCTGGTGCCCTCGGCCGTGGTCGGACTGGCCGCGCTGCCGTTGACCCGCAACGGGAAGCTCGACCGCGCCGCCCTGCCGGACCCCTCTGCCCCCGCACCCGAGCCGGTGCGCGCCACCGGCACGGCCGTCGAGCGGACCCTCGCGAAGCTGTTCGCGCAGGTGCTCGGCCGGGCCGAGGTGCCCGTGGACGGGGACTTCTTCAAGCTCGGCGGCGACAGCATCCGGGCCATTCAGCTCGCCGCCGCCGCACAGCGCGCCGGGCTGGCCGTCAGCACCTCCGACGTCTTCCGCGCCCCGACCGTCACCGCACTGGCCAAGGGCCTCGCGTTGCCCGCCGCGCGCGGCCGCAGCCTGGCACTCGGAGATCCCGACGACCCGACCGTGCCGCTCACACCGGTCATGCACTGGCTGCGCGGCCGGGGCGCGCCGGACAACCGGTTCGTCCAGTCGATGACCGTGCGCACCCCGGCCGGGTGCACGGCCGAGCAGGTGCGCGCCGTGGTCCAGGCGCTGGTCGACCACCACGGCATGCTGCGCCTCGCGCTGTCCGAAGTGCAGGGGGTGTGGGCGCTGCGGGTGCTGGAGCACGTCACCGTCAAGTTGGACCGGCCCATCAACCTGGCCCTCGGCCACGTCCTGCACGTCACCTGGCGCGAGGATCGGCTCAAGCTGACCGCGCACCACCTGTGCGTGGACGGCGTGTCCTGGCGCATCCTGTTAGACGACCTGCACACGGCCTGGGCCGCGGTCCGCGACGGCCGCGCCCCGACGCTGCCCGCCACCGGCACGCCGTTCCCGCAGTGGGCGCGGGCCCTGCTCCAGCACGCCCACCACCCCGATCTGCTGGCGGACCTGCGCCGCTGGCTCGCCCCGGTCGCGGACCCGCCGGTCGGCGACCGCGCGCTGGACCCCTCGCTGGACACCGAGGACACCCGGCAGTGGCTCTCGATCAGCCTGCCCGCGGACTTCCTC
Above is a window of Cystobacter fuscus DNA encoding:
- a CDS encoding YybH family protein; amino-acid sequence: MTSIRILCASLLLATATTPALAHAKDSADERAIRQTLARYESALNAADTDTIVSLYTEQGVQMAPDAPAAVGREAVRAAYDGTFKAISLNLKFTVDEVKMLGKDRALLRSHSNGTLKVNGSGQPAGPAAFKELFILSKQKSGEWKFSHYSFSAAPASAGSKS
- a CDS encoding serine hydrolase domain-containing protein; the encoded protein is MKIRLATAALGTLVIGSGAHAQSPVSYRIDRGSALPPEANQAADRMVAKGAGGFTIATGTGAKEVSRVSFGGIAPDQRFPIASASKWLTAATVMAVVDEGKLSLDRPVSTWLPKITGDAGKLTLRQLLSQTSGIVGSRAELYDLAQDHRITLGQSAEEVTARPLVTRPGDVFVYGGPGFQVAGAAVEAATGKRWAQVFYEKIAGPLGMTHTYWTHLRLDRTDELPVAETLNPVLQGGAVSTAEDYMHFLSMLAQGGAYQGKRILSRASVDAMLSDQTPSARMTPTGASVLEDAHYSLGSWCETWNAQGKCDRNSSIGAFGVYPWVERKTGGYGIVFLYLREDAFRMWPEIQVIRDATGRRTTGRGRPR
- a CDS encoding alpha/beta fold hydrolase: MTSFTDRILETTAGRLFARLWGEPQRDAPTLLLFHDSLGCVELWRDFPARLAATTGRAVVAYDRLGFGRSDPHPGCLTPDFMREEARTSVPALISQLGLGALVPLGHSVGGAMAVATAAHFPEDCAAVITESAQAFVEDRTVAGIRAAQAGFTAPGQVERLARYHGDKARWVLDAWIETWLSPGFATWRLDDDLRGLRCPVLALHGDNDEYGSPAHPERIRSVPAGPAHAILLEGVGHVPHREHPEVVLAHVAAFLRGLPPRSAARERPAATITPEADGIPAAGASR
- a CDS encoding SDR family NAD(P)-dependent oxidoreductase — its product is MTRFKDKVVVVTGGSDGIGLATAKAFAAQGANVYVTGRRQERLDEAVNEIGGATVGIQGDVSNLSDLERLYERVKRDHGRVDVVFANAGISETVTFGALDEEHFERVFGANVKGVVFSVQKALPLMTSGGTVILAGSASGSKGLPGLSVYNATKAAIRSFARTWTTDLKSRGIRVNVVSPGVIETPAIQTYLHNNAGMEDVLKQMTPLGRLGQAEDVANAVLFLASNESSFVAGVELFVDGGVMAV
- a CDS encoding NAD(P)-binding domain-containing protein yields the protein MAATKIAIIGNGNVGSALEKGAKNAGYEVRTTGADPKDVRTASAWGDFIILTIPASARQDAIKNLGATRYGADIGFKVVWLGKEVRP
- a CDS encoding winged helix-turn-helix transcriptional regulator, which translates into the protein MLSDTEDDPIYRADCPSRTILDQIGDKWSMMVLAVLVRTPRRFNAIKRRLEGITQRVLTQTLRKLERNGMVRRRVIGGSPPGVEYSLTPLGRSLQEPFAALYDWTLAHIDTIQKHQEAYDRERPPGAP